One genomic window of Ornithorhynchus anatinus isolate Pmale09 chromosome 10, mOrnAna1.pri.v4, whole genome shotgun sequence includes the following:
- the CHRM2 gene encoding muscarinic acetylcholine receptor M2 has translation MNNSTSLNSTEDGLVLGSPYKTVEVVFIVLVAGSLSLVTIIGNILVMVSIKVNRHLQTVNNYFLFSLACADLIIGVFSMNLYTLYTVIGYWPLGAVVCDLWLALDYVASNASVMNLLIISFDRYFCVTKPLTYPVRRTTKMAGMMIAAAWVLSFILWAPAILFWQFIVGVRTVKEGECYIQFFSNAAVTFGTAIAAFYLPVIIMTVLYWHISRASKSRIKKDKKEPVANQDPVSPSLVHGRIVKPSNNNLPSGDDRLDHGKVQNGKAPGEAGLEDCIPGEEKESSNDSTSVSVVASNVREEEVAREAGQGAASQGRSRGDNSQSKGIRVVTKTEKGDCCAPIHVSAEVAGSRGQNGDDRQNVVARKIVKMTKQPAKKKPPPSREKKVTRTILAILLAFIMTWTPYNVMVLINTFCATCIPNTVWTIGYWLCYINSTINPACYALCNATFKKTFKHLLLCHYKNIGATR, from the coding sequence ATGAATAATTCAACGTCCTTGAACTCCACCGAGGATGGACTGGTTCTGGGGAGCCCCTATAAAACCGTGGAAGTGGTGTTCATCGTCCTGGTCGCCGGATCCCTGAGCCTGGTGACCATCATCGGGAACATCCTGGTCATGGTCTCCATCAAAGTCAACCGGCACCTCCAGACGGTCAACAACTACTTCCTGTTCAGCTTGGCCTGCGCGGACCTCATCATCGGCGTCTTCTCCATGAACCTGTACACGCTCTACACTGTGATCGGCTACTGGCCCCTGGGGGCCGTAGTGTGTGATCTGTGGTTGGCCTTGGACTACGTGGCCAGCAACGCTTCCGTTATGAACCTGCTCATCATCAGCTTCGACCGGTACTTCTGCGTCACCAAGCCGCTGACCTACCCGGTCCGGCGTACGACCAAGATGGCGGGCATGATGATCGCGGCGGCCTGGGTGCTCTCCTTCATCCTGTGGGCCCCCGCCATCTTGTTCTGGCAGTTCATCGTCGGGGTGAGGACTGTCAAAGAAGGGGAGTGCTACATCCAGTTCTTTTCCAACGCCGCCGTGACCTTCGGCACGGCCATAGCCGCCTTCTACCTGCCCGTCATCATCATGACGGTCCTGTACTGGCACATATCCCGGGCCAGCAAGAGCAGGATCAAAAAGGACAAGAAAGAGCCGGTGGCCAATCAGGATCCGGTCTCGCCCAGCCTGGTCCACGGGAGGATAGTGAAGCCCAGCAACAATAACCTCCCCAGCGGGGATGACAGGCTGGACCACGGCAAAGTGCAGAACGGCAAggcccccggggaggccggccTGGAAGATTGCATcccgggggaagagaaagagagctcCAATGACTCCACCTCGGTCAGCGTCGTCGCTTCCAacgtgagggaggaagaggtcgCCAGAGAGGCCGGTCAGGGGGCCGCCTCCCAGGGGCGCTCCAGAGGAGACAACTCCCAGTCCAAGGGCATCCGTGTAGTGACCAAGACCGAGAAGGGAGACTGCTGTGCCCCCATCCACGTTTCGGCGGAAGTCGCGGGGTCCCGGGGCCAGAACGGGGACGACAGGCAAAACGTAGTGGCCCGCAAGATCGTCAAGATGACCAAGCAGCCGGCCAAGAAGAAACCGCCCCCTTCCAGAGAAAAGAAAGTGACGAGGACTATCCTGGCCATTCTCTTGGCCTTCATCATGACCTGGACCCCGTACAATGTCATGGTGCTCATCAATACCTTCTGCGCTACCTGCATCCCCAACACGGTCTGGACGATAGGCTACTGGCTCTGTTATATCAACAGCACCATCAACCCCGCCTGCTACGCCCTGTGCAACGCCACCTTCAAGAAGACCTTCAAGCACCTACTTTTGTGTCACTACAAGAACATAGGAGCCACGAGGTAA